The proteins below come from a single Mugil cephalus isolate CIBA_MC_2020 chromosome 7, CIBA_Mcephalus_1.1, whole genome shotgun sequence genomic window:
- the metap1d gene encoding methionine aminopeptidase 1D, mitochondrial isoform X1 — protein sequence MAAHCSAGVAARQGLGSFLRRVGCLGSGSPSTALLCQQHRRFFWRKWKSSHNVVRPAAVRPPYAVPKHILRPDYVSTGLVPEWPDYIEIKDQEQIEGLTRACQLARHVLLLAGRSLKVGMTTDEIDFIVHQETIKHNAYPSPLRYGGFPKSVCTSVNNVICHGIPDSRQLEDGDIINIDVTVYLEGYHGDTSETYLVGQVDEVGQRLVETARRCRDEAIAACKPGVELCVIGNTISEIAQANGFLVCPYFIGHGIGSYFHCHPEIWHHANDNDIVMDEGMAFTIEPIIMEGSAEFRVLKDKWTAVSVDDKRSAQFEHTVVITSDGVDVLTKLEGES from the exons ATGGCGGCGCACTGTTCTGCAGGAGTCGCCGCAAGACAAG GTCTGGGCAGTTTCCTGCGGAGGGTTGGTTGTTTAGGAAGTGGTAGTCCCTCCACAGCCTTACTGTGTCAGCAACACCGGCGCTTCTtctggaggaagtggaaaaGTTCTCACAATGTGGTTCGTCCAGCTGCAGTAAGGCCTCCCTACGCAGTACCAAAG CATATTTTACGGCCTGACTATGTCAGCACTGGATTGGTCCCAGAGTGGCCAGACTACATAGAGATCAAAGACCAAGAGCAGATCGAAGGCCTGACTAGAGCGTGTCAGCTAGCGAGACAcgtgctgctgctggctggACGCAGTCTGAAA GTTGGCATGACAACGGATGAAATAGACTTCATCGTGCACCAGGAGACAATCAAGCACAATGCCTACCCATCCCCTCTCAGATACGGAGGTTTCCCCAAGTCAGTCTGCACATCTGTGAACAACGTGATCTGTCATGGGATACCTGACAG TCGGCAACTTGAAGATGGAGATATCATCAACATTGACGTCACT GTGTATTTGGAAGGTTACCATGGTGACACCTCAGAAACCTACTTGGTTGGTCAGGTGGATGAGGTTGGCCAGCGACTCGTGGAAACAGCCCGGCGATGCAGAGACGAGGCTATTGCCGCTTGCAAACCAGGTGTAGAGCTGTGTGTTATAGGAAACACTATCAG TGAAATAGCCCAAGCGAACGGCTTCCTTGTGTGCCCGTATTTCATTGGACATGGGATAGGCTCCTACTTTCACTGCCATCCTGAGATCTGGCACCACG CTAACGACAACGACATAGTCATGGATGAAGGGATGGCTTTCACAATAG AGCCCATAATAATGGAGGGGTCAGCGGAGTTCAGAGTCCTGAAGGACAAGTGGACCGCGGTGTCTGTAGATGATAAAAG GTCGGCTCAGTTTGAACACACGGTGGTCATCACATCTGACGGCGTGGACGTTCTCACCAAGCTGGAGGGAGAGAGCTGA
- the metap1d gene encoding methionine aminopeptidase 1D, mitochondrial isoform X2: protein MQPGLGSFLRRVGCLGSGSPSTALLCQQHRRFFWRKWKSSHNVVRPAAVRPPYAVPKHILRPDYVSTGLVPEWPDYIEIKDQEQIEGLTRACQLARHVLLLAGRSLKVGMTTDEIDFIVHQETIKHNAYPSPLRYGGFPKSVCTSVNNVICHGIPDSRQLEDGDIINIDVTVYLEGYHGDTSETYLVGQVDEVGQRLVETARRCRDEAIAACKPGVELCVIGNTISEIAQANGFLVCPYFIGHGIGSYFHCHPEIWHHANDNDIVMDEGMAFTIEPIIMEGSAEFRVLKDKWTAVSVDDKRSAQFEHTVVITSDGVDVLTKLEGES from the exons GTCTGGGCAGTTTCCTGCGGAGGGTTGGTTGTTTAGGAAGTGGTAGTCCCTCCACAGCCTTACTGTGTCAGCAACACCGGCGCTTCTtctggaggaagtggaaaaGTTCTCACAATGTGGTTCGTCCAGCTGCAGTAAGGCCTCCCTACGCAGTACCAAAG CATATTTTACGGCCTGACTATGTCAGCACTGGATTGGTCCCAGAGTGGCCAGACTACATAGAGATCAAAGACCAAGAGCAGATCGAAGGCCTGACTAGAGCGTGTCAGCTAGCGAGACAcgtgctgctgctggctggACGCAGTCTGAAA GTTGGCATGACAACGGATGAAATAGACTTCATCGTGCACCAGGAGACAATCAAGCACAATGCCTACCCATCCCCTCTCAGATACGGAGGTTTCCCCAAGTCAGTCTGCACATCTGTGAACAACGTGATCTGTCATGGGATACCTGACAG TCGGCAACTTGAAGATGGAGATATCATCAACATTGACGTCACT GTGTATTTGGAAGGTTACCATGGTGACACCTCAGAAACCTACTTGGTTGGTCAGGTGGATGAGGTTGGCCAGCGACTCGTGGAAACAGCCCGGCGATGCAGAGACGAGGCTATTGCCGCTTGCAAACCAGGTGTAGAGCTGTGTGTTATAGGAAACACTATCAG TGAAATAGCCCAAGCGAACGGCTTCCTTGTGTGCCCGTATTTCATTGGACATGGGATAGGCTCCTACTTTCACTGCCATCCTGAGATCTGGCACCACG CTAACGACAACGACATAGTCATGGATGAAGGGATGGCTTTCACAATAG AGCCCATAATAATGGAGGGGTCAGCGGAGTTCAGAGTCCTGAAGGACAAGTGGACCGCGGTGTCTGTAGATGATAAAAG GTCGGCTCAGTTTGAACACACGGTGGTCATCACATCTGACGGCGTGGACGTTCTCACCAAGCTGGAGGGAGAGAGCTGA